One Candidatus Micrarchaeota archaeon genomic window carries:
- the ftsZ gene encoding cell division protein FtsZ, translating to MRGYSVEEDKIRELVNQLPDAMILSKEDEELLKFIEESKPKIYVIGSGGGGCNTITRMFEVGIEGVKTIAVNTDVQHLLRTRADRKILIGKQLTRGMGAGSNPEIGEKAAKESINEVLDAVRDANMVFLTCGLGGGTGTGSLPVIAEAVKQMGALTVAVVTLPFTSEGRTRMQNALSGLEKLEKVADTTIVIPNDKLLTIAPDLPLNTAFKVSDEVLVGAVKGIAELITKPGLVNLDFADLRTILEDAGCAVIGVGEASIDAKPNERAMIAIETALNSPLVDADINNASRALVNVIGGEDMTLKEAELMVSEVSKRISPNSHIIWGARVEKEMHKSALRVLVVIAGVKPPKYSLDEISESGIVDLDLDIVD from the coding sequence ATGAGGGGTTATTCTGTGGAAGAGGACAAGATTAGGGAACTCGTTAATCAACTTCCGGATGCGATGATCCTTTCAAAAGAGGACGAAGAACTACTCAAGTTTATAGAAGAGTCGAAACCGAAGATTTACGTGATAGGCAGCGGCGGCGGTGGATGCAACACGATCACACGGATGTTTGAGGTAGGTATAGAGGGTGTTAAGACGATAGCCGTGAACACGGATGTTCAGCATCTTCTCCGCACACGTGCCGATAGAAAGATACTGATAGGTAAACAGTTGACCAGGGGTATGGGTGCAGGCAGTAATCCTGAGATCGGGGAGAAGGCGGCAAAGGAATCGATAAACGAAGTGTTGGATGCGGTCAGAGACGCAAACATGGTGTTTCTCACCTGCGGTTTAGGCGGCGGTACCGGAACCGGTAGTCTTCCTGTGATCGCGGAAGCGGTTAAACAGATGGGTGCGTTAACCGTGGCAGTTGTAACGTTACCGTTCACTTCTGAAGGAAGGACACGTATGCAGAATGCGTTATCCGGACTGGAAAAACTTGAGAAGGTTGCGGACACAACGATCGTAATCCCGAACGATAAACTGTTGACCATAGCTCCGGACCTTCCGCTGAACACCGCGTTCAAAGTGTCGGATGAAGTCCTTGTCGGCGCTGTCAAAGGGATAGCCGAACTCATCACCAAACCGGGTCTCGTTAACCTGGATTTCGCTGACCTGCGCACCATTCTCGAGGACGCAGGGTGCGCGGTGATAGGTGTCGGCGAAGCGTCGATAGACGCGAAGCCGAACGAACGTGCTATGATAGCGATCGAAACCGCGTTGAACTCGCCGTTGGTGGATGCGGACATTAACAACGCATCACGTGCTCTGGTAAACGTGATCGGCGGGGAAGACATGACATTGAAAGAGGCAGAACTGATGGTAAGCGAGGTATCCAAACGGATCAGTCCGAACTCGCACATCATATGGGGTGCGCGCGTGGAGAAGGAGATGCACAAGTCCGCGTTACGTGTGTTGGTGGTGATCGCGGGTGTCAAACCACCCAAATATTCGTTGGATGAGATCTCCGAATCAGGAATCGTAGACCTGGACCTGGACATAGTCGATTGA
- a CDS encoding protein translocase SEC61 complex subunit gamma produces MIHMIDRVVGFIKQSKRIFYMFDKPSMQEYKQILKVSGLGMIIIGIIGTVINFLFQLLNL; encoded by the coding sequence GTGATACACATGATAGACAGAGTAGTCGGGTTCATAAAACAATCGAAGAGAATCTTTTACATGTTTGACAAACCGTCCATGCAGGAGTACAAACAGATCCTGAAAGTCAGCGGGTTGGGTATGATAATCATAGGCATAATAGGTACGGTGATAAACTTCTTGTTCCAACTGCTCAATCTGTGA
- a CDS encoding transcription elongation factor Spt5, with amino-acid sequence MLLALRVTTGQERIIADLIYKKAKKDNLPVYAVLAFDNLKGYIIVEAEDHETVRKASYGLPHIRGLLSKEITLKELDPMIEASKPKVMSIHKGDIIEIIGGPFKGERAKVIKVDKTKEELTVELTEAAVPIPVTIKANTVKLIEKAESAEEE; translated from the coding sequence ATGTTGCTAGCCCTTCGTGTAACAACCGGTCAGGAGAGGATCATTGCAGACCTGATATACAAAAAAGCGAAGAAGGATAACCTTCCTGTTTACGCTGTTCTTGCGTTTGACAATCTGAAAGGGTACATCATCGTTGAAGCCGAGGATCACGAAACAGTCAGGAAAGCCAGTTACGGTTTACCGCACATCAGAGGGTTACTCAGTAAAGAGATCACGCTCAAAGAGCTTGACCCGATGATCGAAGCATCCAAACCGAAGGTCATGAGTATCCACAAAGGGGACATCATAGAAATCATAGGCGGACCGTTCAAAGGCGAACGTGCAAAGGTTATCAAGGTTGACAAAACCAAGGAAGAACTTACCGTTGAACTCACCGAAGCAGCAGTGCCTATACCTGTAACCATCAAGGCTAACACGGTAAAACTGATAGAGAAAGCAGAATCGGCCGAAGAAGAATAA